A single genomic interval of Gossypium raimondii isolate GPD5lz chromosome 11, ASM2569854v1, whole genome shotgun sequence harbors:
- the LOC128031848 gene encoding FT-interacting protein 7: MATTQKLVVEVVDARNLVPKDGHGTSSPYVVVDYYGQRKRTRTVTRDINPTWNEVLQFNVEKPSDVFSDMLELDVYHDKNHGPTSRQNSLGRLKLSSGQFVKKGEEALIYYPLEKKYLLSWIRGEIGLKIYYVNDVPPPPPPPVEEAKAEEGKVEPPSDNAAAPVPSNQQPPPAEVKPDDNAASPPADGESVKAVEAAPVGEEKGEAEGEKPAEGYDQVEPEADSKSVQADDHDDDIVLDPTSANWVPPPQSGIMASATSGSIPEIRVTRTTSAPPPLTRPATPASYVSSVDPPDHTRIERSSFDLVEKMHYVFVKVVKAGSLPTNGNPTVKIAIAGCHVTSKPARKAKYFEWDQTFAFARDTPETSSFLEVSVWADAGGANFLGGVCFDATEIPLRDPPDSPLAPQWYRLEGGGAHRGDLMLATWIGTQADEAFPDSWKSDAAGNLVNSRAKIYLSPKLWYLRASVLEAQDILPLTALKEGSFQMKAQLGFQVQKTKASVSRNGNPSWNEDLMFVAAEPFAEHLIFYLEYRQQKGPVTLGVVGIPLTSIERRVDDRKVISRWFNLEDPKSDKKGYKGRVHLSLCFDGGYHVMDEAAHVCSDYRPTARQLWKPPVGTLELGIIGCKNLLPMKTINSKGSTDAYTVAKYGAKWVRTRTVSDSLDPKWNEQYTWKVYDPCTVLTIGMFDSWGALDTDSGKEATRPDFRMGKVRIRVSTLETGKVYKNTYPLVMLGNTGVQKMGELEVAVRFVRAAPTLDFLHVYSQPLLPLMHHIKPLGMPQQEMLRSTSVKILAAHLSRSEPPLRSEVVRYMLDADSHTFSMRKVRANWSRIVNVLSCLIDMVRWIEDTRMWKNPTATILVHALLVMLVWFPDLIIPTLAFYVFAIGVWNYRFRSKEKLPHFCPKMSLADSVDRDELDEEFDTMPSTRSPDIIRTRYDKLRAIGARVQNILGDVATQGERVQALVTWRDPRATAIFVGLCLMVAFVLYLVPPKMIAMAFGFYYFRHPLFRDRMPSPALNFFRRLPSLSDKIM; this comes from the coding sequence ATGGCGACGACTCAGAAACTTGTGGTAGAAGTGGTTGATGCACGTAATTTAGTACCCAAAGATGGTCACGGGACGTCGAGTCCTTACGTTGTGGTCGACTACTACGGACAGAGGAAGCGGACAAGGACGGTTACCAGGGACATAAACCCTACATGGAACGAGGTTCTTCAGTTCAATGTCGAAAAACCCTCTGATGTTTTCAGTGACATGCTTGAACTTGATGTTTATCATGATAAGAATCATGGGCCAACCAGTAGGCAAAATTCCCTGGGAAGGCTGAAGTTGAGTTCGGGACAGTTCGTTAAGAAGGGTGAAGAAGCTTTGATTTATTATCCTTTGGAGAAGAAATATTTGCTTAGTTGGATTCGTGGTGAGATTGGTTTGAAGATTTATTATGTTAATGATGTGCCGCCACCTCCTCCTCCGCCTGTTGAGGAGGCGAAAGCGGAGGAGGGAAAGGTGGAGCCGCCTTCAGATAATGCAGCGGCCCCTGTACCGTCTAACCAACAACCACCACCAGCTGAGGTGAAGCCTGATGACAATGCTGCAAGTCCGCCTGCGGACGGTGAGTCCGTGAAGGCTGTTGAAGCTGCGCCAGTGGGAGAAGAAAAGGGTGAAGCTGAAGGCGAGAAGCCAGCAGAAGGATATGATCAGGTGGAGCCAGAAGCAGATTCGAAATCCGTACAAGCTGATGATCATGATGATGATATTGTACTTGATCCTACATCAGCCAATTGGGTCCCGCCGCCACAGTCGGGTATCATGGCATCAGCTACATCCGGGTCTATTCCGGAAATCAGAGTTACACGAACCACCTCTGCTCCGCCGCCACTCACACGGCCAGCAACCCCTGCCAGTTATGTTTCCTCCGTGGACCCACCTGATCACACTCGGATCGAACGGTCCTCGTTTGATCTTGTTGAAAAAATGCATTACGTTTTCGTCAAAGTAGTGAAAGCAGGCAGCCTACCCACCAATGGAAACCCCACCGTTAAGATCGCCATCGCGGGTTGCCACGTGACATCAAAACCAGCTCGAAAAGCCAAGTATTTTGAGTGGGACCAAACATTTGCCTTCGCCCGCGACACACCGGAAACTTCCTCGTTTCTAGAAGTGTCTGTTTGGGCCGATGCGGGTGGCGCCAATTTCTTAGGCGGGGTTTGTTTCGACGCGACGGAGATTCCTTTACGAGACCCACCGGACAGCCCCTTGGCGCCGCAATGGTATAGGTTGGAAGGAGGTGGAGCTCATAGAGGTGATCTAATGCTTGCTACTTGGATCGGAACCCAGGCTGACGAAGCATTTCCTGATTCGTGGAAATCGGACGCCGCCGGTAACCTTGTGAATTCTCGCGCCAAAATATATCTCTCTCCTAAGCTTTGGTACCTTCGAGCTTCCGTCCTCGAAGCGCAAGATATTTTGCCATTGACGGCGTTGAAAGAAGGCTCATTTCAAATGAAAGCGCAATTGGGATTCCAAGTGCAGAAAACTAAAGCTTCTGTTTCTCGTAACGGAAATCCATCATGGAATGAAGATCTCATGTTCGTAGCCGCCGAGCCATTTGCCGAACATTTAATATTCTATCTCGAGTACCGCCAACAGAAAGGACCGGTGACACTAGGAGTCGTCGGAATCCCGCTGACCTCCATTGAACGTCGTGTCGATGATCGGAAAGTGATATCTCGATGGTTCAATCTCGAGGATCCAAAAAGTGATAAGAAAGGCTACAAAGGCAGAGTACATTTGAGCCTATGTTTTGACGGCGGATATCACGTGATGGATGAGGCGGCGCACGTCTGCAGCGATTACCGGCCGACTGCAAGACAGTTGTGGAAACCGCCGGTCGGGACACTTGAGCTTGGGATCATTGGTTGTAAGAATTTGCTGCCGATGAAAACTATAAACAGTAAAGGGTCCACGGATGCATACACCGTGGCAAAATACGGGGCGAAATGGGTCCGAACTCGTACAGTGTCCGATTCTTTAGATCCGAAATGGAATGAGCAGTACACGTGGAAGGTATATGATCCATGTACGGTGTTGACAATAGGTATGTTCGATAGTTGGGGAGCATTGGACACCGACAGTGGAAAAGAAGCCACGCGTCCTGACTTCCGTATGGGAAAGGTACGAATACGCGTATCTACTTTGGAAACCGGTAAGGTGTACAAAAATACATATCCGTTGGTGATGCTGGGTAATACCGGGGTACAAAAAATGGGTGAGCTGGAGGTGGCTGTAAGGTTTGTCCGTGCAGCTCCAACCCTAGATTTCTTACACGTGTACTCTCAGCCTTTGTTACCGTTGATGCACCATATAAAGCCTTTAGGAATGCCCCAACAAGAGATGTTGAGGAGCACATCCGTGAAAATCTTGGCCGCACACTTGTCGCGATCAGAGCCACCACTGAGGAGTGAAGTGGTACGTTACATGCTCGATGCCGACTCACACACGTTCAGCATGCGAAAAGTACGTGCGAATTGGTCAAGGATAGTCAATGTGCTATCGTGTTTGATCGATATGGTACGGTGGATAGAGGATACACGTATGTGGAAGAATCCAACGGCTACGATACTTGTGCATGCATTGCTAGTGATGCTGGTGTGGTTCCCTGATTTGATCATTCCCACGTTGGCATTTTATGTGTTTGCGATTGGAGTATGGAACTATAGGTTTAGATCAAAGGAGAAATTACCCCACTTTTGTCCTAAGATGTCATTGGCGGACAGCGTGGATCGTGATGAACTCGACGAAGAGTTCGATACAATGCCAAGCACCCGATCGCCGGACATTATACGCACGAGGTATGATAAGTTACGCGCGATCGGTGCACGTGTGCAAAACATATTAGGTGATGTCGCCACGCAAGGCGAACGTGTACAAGCATTGGTGACATGGCGAGACCCACGTGCGACGGCCATTTTTGTTGGATTATGTTTGATGGTGGCATTCGTGTTATATTTGGTACCACCAAAGATGATAGCAATGGCATTCGGGTTCTACTATTTCCGGCATCCCTTGTTCCGGGATCGCATGCCGTCACCGGCACTGAACTTCTTCCGAAGGCTTCCATCTTTATCCGACAAAATAATGTAG